The following are encoded in a window of Amycolatopsis lexingtonensis genomic DNA:
- a CDS encoding amidase, with protein MELPSRSEIESLAAELRLGIAPGDLETYHAATTGLLGSWGTVDDLYAREVEPTAPRREWAEPAVNPLGAWYVTTELTSGVAGPLAGRRVAVKDNIAVAGVPMMNGSETLRGFVPRVDATVVTRLLDAGATIAGKSVCEDLCFSGASHTAKTGPIRNPWALDRTSGGSSSGSAALVAAGEVDLALGGDQGGSIRIPASFCGVVGHKPTFGLVPYTGAFPIEQTIDHLGPLAPTVAGAAAMLTVLAGTDGKDPRQPAGIAGTDYLAALEQLDRGLRIGVVTEGFDQANSEPAVNAVVSQAVERLTAAGHAAEEVSIPWHKHGAAIWDVISVEGATWQMVQGNAYGLNWKGAYDPDQMAFYGRQWRRDPSAFSETVKLVALGGTYALRNGYGAAYAKARNLERVLAAAYDTALATYDVLVMPTLPITASLIPPADAPVDEIIGRALEMVSNTAPFDVTGHPACSIPAGLSDGLPVGLMVIGKKFDDAGVLSAAHAFERTLGTLTAPDHQKELSA; from the coding sequence ATGGAGCTCCCCTCACGCAGCGAGATCGAAAGCCTCGCCGCCGAGCTGCGGCTGGGGATCGCGCCCGGGGACCTCGAGACGTACCACGCCGCGACGACCGGTCTGCTGGGCTCGTGGGGCACCGTCGACGACCTCTACGCCCGCGAGGTCGAACCCACAGCGCCGCGGCGTGAGTGGGCGGAGCCGGCCGTCAACCCGCTGGGCGCCTGGTACGTCACCACGGAGCTCACCAGCGGCGTGGCCGGGCCTCTGGCGGGCCGGCGCGTGGCCGTCAAGGACAACATCGCCGTCGCCGGGGTCCCGATGATGAACGGCTCGGAGACCCTGCGCGGGTTCGTCCCGCGCGTGGACGCGACCGTCGTCACCCGGCTGCTCGACGCGGGTGCGACCATCGCCGGCAAATCGGTGTGCGAGGACCTGTGCTTCTCCGGTGCTTCGCACACGGCCAAGACCGGGCCGATCCGCAACCCGTGGGCCCTCGACCGCACGAGCGGCGGTTCGTCCAGCGGCAGCGCCGCCCTGGTCGCCGCGGGCGAGGTCGACCTGGCGCTCGGAGGTGACCAAGGCGGCTCCATTCGCATCCCCGCCTCCTTCTGCGGGGTCGTCGGGCACAAACCGACCTTCGGGCTCGTGCCCTACACCGGCGCGTTCCCGATCGAGCAGACCATCGACCACCTCGGTCCCCTCGCACCCACGGTCGCCGGCGCCGCCGCCATGCTGACCGTCCTCGCCGGCACCGACGGCAAGGACCCCCGGCAGCCGGCCGGCATCGCGGGCACCGACTACCTCGCCGCGCTCGAGCAGCTGGACCGCGGCCTGCGCATCGGGGTGGTGACCGAGGGCTTCGACCAGGCGAACTCCGAGCCGGCGGTCAACGCCGTCGTCAGCCAGGCCGTCGAGCGCCTGACCGCCGCGGGCCACGCGGCCGAGGAGGTGTCGATCCCGTGGCACAAGCACGGCGCCGCGATCTGGGACGTCATCTCGGTCGAGGGCGCGACGTGGCAGATGGTGCAGGGCAACGCCTACGGCCTCAACTGGAAGGGCGCCTACGACCCGGACCAGATGGCCTTCTACGGCCGGCAGTGGCGACGGGACCCGTCGGCCTTCTCGGAGACGGTGAAGCTGGTCGCTCTCGGCGGCACCTACGCGCTGCGCAACGGTTACGGCGCCGCCTACGCCAAGGCCCGCAACCTCGAGCGGGTCCTGGCTGCCGCCTACGACACGGCTCTCGCCACCTACGACGTCCTGGTGATGCCGACGCTCCCGATCACCGCGAGCCTGATCCCGCCCGCGGACGCACCGGTCGACGAGATCATCGGCCGCGCCCTGGAAATGGTGTCCAACACCGCACCGTTCGACGTGACCGGCCACCCCGCCTGCTCGATCCCCGCCGGCCTGTCCGACGGCCTTCCCGTCGGGCTGATGGTCATCGGCAAGAAGTTCGACGACGCGGGCGTGCTGAGTGCCGCCCACGCCTTCGAACGCACCCTCGGAACGCTCACCGCACCCGATCACCAGAAGGAGCTCAGCGCATGA
- the nthB gene encoding nitrile hydratase subunit beta, with amino-acid sequence MNGVFDLAGTDGVGPVIVPEEEPVFRAEWEKAVFPMFAMCFRAGFFGVDQFRHGIELIDPAVYLKSPYYEHWVHTVEHFGEQLGKLDMAELDRRTEHYLAHPDAPLPAHEDDPELLAFVEAVVPAGAPAQRASDKPARFKVGDTVRVDRSAPKGHTRRARYIRGAVGEVVLAHGSFIYPDTAGNGLGENPEHVYTVRFTNEELWGADHAEPNGSVYFDVWDPYIELVTSAPTTAEGAHA; translated from the coding sequence ATGAATGGAGTGTTCGACCTCGCCGGCACCGACGGCGTCGGTCCCGTGATCGTTCCCGAAGAGGAACCGGTCTTCCGCGCCGAGTGGGAGAAAGCCGTGTTCCCGATGTTCGCCATGTGCTTCCGGGCCGGGTTCTTCGGCGTCGACCAGTTCCGCCACGGCATCGAGCTGATCGACCCCGCCGTCTACCTGAAATCCCCGTACTACGAACACTGGGTCCACACCGTGGAGCACTTCGGCGAGCAGCTCGGCAAGCTCGACATGGCCGAGCTCGACCGCCGGACCGAGCACTACCTGGCCCACCCGGACGCCCCGCTGCCCGCGCACGAGGACGACCCCGAACTGCTCGCGTTCGTCGAAGCCGTCGTACCGGCCGGGGCCCCCGCGCAGCGCGCGTCCGACAAGCCGGCCCGGTTCAAGGTCGGCGACACCGTCCGCGTCGACCGGTCCGCGCCCAAGGGCCACACCCGCCGCGCCCGGTACATCCGCGGCGCCGTCGGCGAGGTGGTGCTCGCCCACGGCTCGTTCATCTACCCCGACACCGCCGGCAACGGCCTCGGCGAGAACCCCGAACACGTCTACACCGTCCGGTTCACCAACGAGGAGCTCTGGGGCGCCGACCACGCCGAACCCAACGGGTCGGTGTACTTCGACGTCTGGGACCCCTACATCGAGCTCGTCACTTCCGCACCCACGACCGCCGAAGGAGCGCACGCGTGA
- a CDS encoding helix-turn-helix domain-containing protein, with the protein MSGWVQIDAADRAPAERGDFWRSTVCDQFVPLAVEPAGEVLRGRVAGRGVAETRLRRIRATRHTFERRARDIRVDDPGVLHLLFQDHGQATMEQDGRTATLNTGDLLLYDSSRPFRFRTAEEFGFTICLLPKRLLPLPEKLQKEQTARVFSSRAGVGAAAAALLTSMSRQVAEANPSQQPALQQALVSMYVALMSEDGVGGNPPLVNLSMAKSFIVRNLGDPDLCPADVAAACNLSLGYLHRIFAGDGTTIAGYLREKRLQGVYSELSSTAVEEPVSQTARRWGITDPAHFSRMFKKRFGLTPGELRRTTHRSAAPSG; encoded by the coding sequence ATGTCAGGTTGGGTCCAGATCGACGCGGCGGACCGGGCTCCGGCGGAGCGCGGTGACTTCTGGCGCTCGACCGTGTGCGACCAGTTCGTGCCGCTCGCCGTGGAGCCGGCCGGCGAAGTCCTGCGCGGACGGGTCGCCGGCCGCGGCGTCGCCGAGACCCGGCTGCGCCGGATCCGGGCCACCCGGCACACGTTCGAGCGGCGCGCCCGCGACATCCGCGTCGACGACCCCGGCGTCCTGCACCTCCTCTTCCAGGACCACGGCCAGGCGACCATGGAGCAGGACGGCCGGACAGCGACCCTGAACACCGGTGACCTCCTGCTCTACGACAGCTCCCGGCCGTTCCGCTTCCGGACCGCGGAAGAGTTCGGGTTCACGATCTGCTTGCTGCCGAAGCGACTGCTCCCGCTGCCGGAGAAGCTGCAGAAAGAGCAAACCGCCCGGGTTTTCTCCTCACGGGCGGGCGTCGGCGCCGCGGCGGCCGCGCTGCTCACCTCGATGTCCCGGCAGGTCGCCGAGGCCAACCCGAGTCAGCAGCCGGCCCTCCAGCAGGCCTTGGTCAGCATGTACGTCGCACTGATGTCGGAGGACGGAGTCGGCGGCAACCCGCCATTGGTCAACCTGTCGATGGCGAAATCGTTCATCGTGCGCAACCTGGGTGACCCGGACCTGTGCCCGGCCGACGTCGCGGCGGCGTGCAACCTCTCCTTGGGTTACCTACACCGGATCTTCGCCGGCGACGGCACGACGATCGCCGGTTACCTGCGGGAGAAACGGCTCCAAGGGGTCTACAGCGAGCTTTCCTCGACCGCGGTCGAGGAGCCGGTCAGCCAGACCGCAAGGCGGTGGGGCATCACGGATCCGGCCCACTTCAGCCGGATGTTCAAGAAGCGCTTCGGCTTGACGCCGGGCGAGCTGCGCCGCACCACCCACCGCTCAGCCGCACCCTCCGGGTGA